One Aegilops tauschii subsp. strangulata cultivar AL8/78 chromosome 7, Aet v6.0, whole genome shotgun sequence genomic window carries:
- the LOC109785281 gene encoding uncharacterized protein gives MASSSSTSRSMPAVCAVLILLLLLSAASRCEADHLQVTVAGRRMLAGGSNAATVYSREAAMAVANSARRSADGRAAMPYSESKRSSPGGPDPQHH, from the coding sequence ATGGCGTCCAGCTCGAGCACGTCGAGGAGCATGCCGGCGGTGTGCGCCGTGCTcatcctgctgctgctgctgtccgCCGCCTCACGTTGCGAGGCCGACCACCTGCAGGTGACGGTGGCCGGCCGGAGAATGCTGGCCGGTGGGAGCAATGCCGCCACCGTCTACTCGAGGGAGGCGGCGATGGCCGTGGCGAATAGCGCGCGGCGGTCAGCAGATGGGAGGGCGGCGATGCCTTACTCCGAGTCGAAGAGGTCCAGCCCCGGCGGCCCGGACCCTCAGCACCACTAA